One window of the Vigna radiata var. radiata cultivar VC1973A chromosome 1, Vradiata_ver6, whole genome shotgun sequence genome contains the following:
- the LOC106769264 gene encoding proteasome subunit alpha type-1-B-like isoform X1: MFRNQYDTDVTTWSPAGRLFQVEYAMEAVKQGSAAIGLRSKTHVVLACVNKANSELSSHQKKIFKVDNHIGVAIAGLTADGRVLSRYMRSECINYNHTYESPLPVGRLVVLLADKVCTQRSWKRPYGVGLLVAGLDESGAHLYCHRSAAVYVSTHPPFHFLASSLERRGLLSPRVPPECHCGRLPTHRYSYLPAMKKCWCWSDRGR; encoded by the exons ATGTTCCGAAACCAGTACGACACGGACGTGACGACGTGGAGCCCTGCGGGGCGGCTGTTCCAGGTGGAGTACGCGATGGAAGCGGTGAAGCAGGGCTCGGCAGCGATCGGTCTCCGATCCAAGACGCACGTCGTTCTGGCATGTGTCAACAAGGCCAACTCCGAACTCTCCTCGCACCAGAAGAAGATCTTCAAAGTTGACAACCACATCGGCGTCGCCATCGCCGGCCTCACCGCCGATGGCCGAGTCCTCTCCCGCTACATGCGATCCGAGTGCATCAACTATAACCATACCTACGAGTCGCCTCTCCCCGTGGGTAGGCTCGTTGTTCTGCTCGCCGACAAG GTTTGTACACAGCGGTCATGGAAACGTCCGTATGGGGTTGGTCTTCTGGTAGCCGGATTAGATGAATCAGGAGCTCACCTCTATTGCCACCGGAGTGCCGCTGTTTACGTCTCTACCCACCCACCGTTCCATTTTCTTGCCTCTTCTCTGGAGCGTCGCGGTCTGTTGTCCCCCAGAGTGCCGCCGGAGTGCCACTGTGGACGTCTACCCACCCACCGATATTCCTACCTCCCAGCCATGAAGAAGTGTTGGTGTTGGTCGGACCGTGGTCGTTGA
- the LOC106769264 gene encoding proteasome subunit alpha type-1-B-like isoform X2: MFRNQYDTDVTTWSPAGRLFQVEYAMEAVKQGSAAIGLRSKTHVVLACVNKANSELSSHQKKIFKVDNHIGVAIAGLTADGRVLSRYMRSECINYNHTYESPLPVGLYTAVMETSVWGWSSGSRIR; encoded by the exons ATGTTCCGAAACCAGTACGACACGGACGTGACGACGTGGAGCCCTGCGGGGCGGCTGTTCCAGGTGGAGTACGCGATGGAAGCGGTGAAGCAGGGCTCGGCAGCGATCGGTCTCCGATCCAAGACGCACGTCGTTCTGGCATGTGTCAACAAGGCCAACTCCGAACTCTCCTCGCACCAGAAGAAGATCTTCAAAGTTGACAACCACATCGGCGTCGCCATCGCCGGCCTCACCGCCGATGGCCGAGTCCTCTCCCGCTACATGCGATCCGAGTGCATCAACTATAACCATACCTACGAGTCGCCTCTCCCCGTGG GTTTGTACACAGCGGTCATGGAAACGTCCGTATGGGGTTGGTCTTCTGGTAGCCGGATTAGATGA
- the LOC106769254 gene encoding protease Do-like 10, mitochondrial — MASLVRMARNLFSSSFYSHLLKDRAVAQPATKTIQNAVSQPLSVVRNNITQQIKSKLRSEKQLFFTSSASLFKSYNFRNRRLPVTKAREAYATQNTAVELALNSVVKVFTVSCSPNYLLPWQNKSQRETMGSGFVILGRKILTNAHVVADHTFVLVRKHGCPTKYRAEVKAVGHECDLAILTIESEEFWDGMNPLELGDVPFLQEAVAVVGYPQGGDNISVTKGVVSRVEPTQYVHGASQLMAIQIDAAINPGNSGGPAIMGNKVAGVAFQNLSGAENIGYIIPVPVIKHFISGVEENGKYIGFCSLGLSCQTTENVHLRNHFSMRPDMTGVIVSKINPLSDAYKILKKDDIILSFDGVLLANDGTVPFRNRERITFDHLVSMKKPNEKAIVRVLRDGQEHELSIILQPIQPLVPVHQFDKLPSYYIFAGLVFVPLTQPYLHEYGEDWYNTSPRRLCERALRELPKKANQQLVILSQVLMDDINAGYERLAELQVLKVNGTEIDNLKHLRQLVQSCNAEFLRIDLDDERVIVLNYEMAKRATSSILKRHRIPSSVSIDLDTE, encoded by the exons ATGGCTTCACTAGTTCGTATGGCTCGCAACCTTTTCTCCTCTTCCTTTTACTCCCATCTCTTGAAAGACCGTGCTGTCGCTCAACCAGCGACCAAGACCATACAGAATGCTGTTTCACAGCCATTGTCAGTTGTCAGGAACAATATCACACAACAAATTAAGAGCAAACttagaagtgaaaaacaattatttttcacatCTTCCGCGTCTTTGTTCAAAAGTTACAATTTCAGGAACCGGCGATTGCCAGTTACGAAAGCACGTGAGGCTTACGCGACGCAGAATACGGCGGTCGAACTTGCATTGAATTCTGTAGTAAAAGTTTTCACTGTTTCGTGCAGTCCCAACTACTTACTTCCTTGGCAGAACAAGTCCCAGCGCGAAACAATGGGCTCTG GGTTTGTAATTTTGGGTAGAAAGATTCTTACAAATGCTCATGTGGTAGCTGATCACACTTTTGTACTTGTAAGGAAGCACGGCTGTCCCACCAAATATAGAGCAGAAGTCAAAGCTGTTGGTCATGAATGTGACTTAGCTATATTGACTATTGAGAGTGAGGAGTTTTGGGATGGTATGAATCCCTTGGAGCTTGGAGATGTCCCATTTCTACAAGAAGCTGTTGCTGTTGTGGGATATCCTCAAG GTGGTGACAACATTTCAGTCACCAAAGGAGTTGTTTCAAGGGTTGAACCGACACAGTATGTTCATGGTGCATCACAGCTGATGGCAATACAGATTGATGCAGCCATAAATCCTGGGAACAGTGGTGGCCCTGCCATTATGGGCAATAAGGTTGCCGGAGTAGCATTTCAAAATCTTTCAGGTGCCGAGAACATAGG TTACATTATTCCTGTTCCTGTAATAAAGCATTTTATATCTGGTgtagaagaaaatggaaaatatattgGATTTTGTTCTCTGGGTTTGTCATGCCAGACTACTGAAAATGTGCACCTCAGAAACCATTTTAGCATGAGACCTGATATGACTGGGGTGATTGTAAGCAAAATTAATCCACTTTCAGATGCATACAAGATTTTGAAGAAAGATGATATTATACTTTCATTTGATGGTGTTCTTTTAGCAAATGATGGGACAG TTCCTTTTCGAAACAGAGAACGGATAACATTTGATCACTTGGTGTCTATGAAGAAACCTAATGAAAAAGCAATAGTTAGAGTTCTGAGGGATGGCCAAGAGCATGAGCTTAGCATTATTCTCCAACCC ATCCAACCGCTGGTTCCAGTTCATCAGTTTGATAAACTTCCAAGTTATTACATTTTCGCTGGTCTGGTTTTTGTTCCACTCACTCAGCCATACCTTCATGAGTACGGGGAAGATTGGTATAATACTTCACCTCGTCGTTTGTGTGAGCGGGCACTAAGGGAATTGCCCAAGAAAGCAAATCAACAACTCGTTATCCTCTCTCAG GTCTTGATGGATGATATCAATGCTGGATATGAGCGTCTTGCAGAATTACAG GTTTTGAAGGTTAATGGAACAGAAATTGACAATCTAAAACACTTGCGCCAACTTGTTCAAAGCTGTAATGCAGAATTCTTACGAATTGATTTGGACGATGAACGAGTCATTGTCTTGAACTATGAAATGGCAAAACGTGCCACTTCGAGCATTTTGAAGCGTCACAGAATACCTTCGTCAGTATCCATTGATCTTGACACAGAATAA
- the LOC106769278 gene encoding ferredoxin-thioredoxin reductase, variable chain: MNSSSALRAGAMTSSMVSVSPNCYCNCNCSSTTMMHMRKTTKMPLSVAMKSKVVRGVRCEVAINAVEESTTSAEAKVGARVKVKAGVKVYHVPKVPELDLTGMEGEIKQYVGLWNGKRISANLPYKVQFVTDVQGRGPVKFFAHLKEDEFDYI; the protein is encoded by the coding sequence ATGAACAGCAGCAGTGCGCTCAGAGCAGGTGCTATGACATCGTCGATGGTGAGCGTGTCTCCAAATTGTTATTGCAACTGTAATTGCTCATCGACGACGATGATGCACATGAGGAAGACGACGAAGATGCCTTTGTCAGTTGCAATGAAAAGCAAAGTCGTTCGGGGTGTGAGGTGTGAGGTTGCCATAAACGCGGTGGAAGAGTCGACAACGTCAGCAGAGGCGAAGGTTGGAGCGAGGGTTAAGGTGAAGGCGGGTGTGAAGGTTTACCACGTCCCCAAGGTTCCGGAGCTTGACCTTACGGGTATGGAAGGTGAGATCAAGCAGTACGTTGGCCTCTGGAACGGTAAGCGAATCTCTGCCAATCTTCCTTACAAGGTTCAATTTGTCACTGACGTCCAAGGTCGTGGTCCTGTCAAGTTCTTTGCCCATCTCAAGGAAGATGAATTCGATTATATTTAG
- the LOC106769246 gene encoding sphingoid long-chain bases kinase 1 — MRDMHRNSTGSTNNSTNTNNKISSALRLSSPQQSLRRLGLCSQIATGEHSSPIVFPEKRAKVKASRKSSVPTTIRPDDQDTSKNFEHRIDIGAGGGGDEKSDLLGYVVFSGKLVLDKRKISTNNNADAQQTSDVTNQDAVDAKLTSKALAWGSQVLHLDDVISVSYNAGLRHFTVHSYPFKKASCGLSCFIKSQRSRKDFRFVASSVEEALQWLGGFADQQCFVNCLPHPLSSSKKQASSELFQSDTPPELLFRCKTPPKMLVILNPRSGRGRSSKVFHGIVEPIFKLAGFRLEVVKTTCAGHARNLASSVDISTCPDGIICVGGDGIINEVLNGLLSRDNQKEGISIPIGIIPAGSDNSLVWTVLGVRDPISAAMAIVKGGLTATDVFAVEWIQTNTIHYGLTVSYYGFVSDVLELSEKYQKRFGPLRYFVAGFFKFLCLPRYSYEVEYLPALKTEREGRISGEKEVVDMSDLCTDIMSRSNKDGMPRASSLSSIDSIMTPSRISGGDLDTCSSTHASTEPSELVRGLDPKSKRLSSGRGNVTAEPEVIHPQLPLSTTPNWPRTRSKSRNDKGWTGLTTTHDTTRWGNTATNDREDISSTLSDPGPIWDAEPKWDADPNWDVENPIELPGPSDDTVMGSTKEVVPRFGDKWVVSKGRFLGILVCNHACRTVQSSQVVAPKAEHDDSTLDLLLVHGSGRLRLLRFFLLLQMGRHLSLPYVEYVKVKSVRIKAGKHTHNGCGIDGELFALNGQVISSMLPEQCRLIGRFRL, encoded by the exons ATGAGAGATATGCACCGGAATTCTACTGGTAGTACTAATAACAGcactaatactaataataagaTATCATCGGCACTAAGGCTGTCCTCACCTCAGCAATCTCTGAGACGCTTGGGACTGTGTTCCCAGATAGCAACGGGGGAGCACTCCTCTCCTATCGTCTTCCCCGAAAAACGTGCCAAAGTGAAGGCTTCCAGGAAGTCCAGTGTCCCCACTACCATTCGTCCGGATGATCAGGACACCAGCAAGAATTTCGAGCATAGGATTGACATTGGAGCAGGTGGAGGAGGAGACGAGAAGTCTGATTTGTTAGGATACGTCGTTTTCTCTGGAAAACTTGTTTTGGATAAGAGAAAAATTTCTACAAATAATAATGCTGATGCTCAACAAACTTCTGACGTTACCAACCAAGATGCTGTAGATGCCAAACTAACAAGCAAGGCCTTGGCTTGGGGCTCCCAAGTGCTGCACCTTGATGATGTTATATCG GTTTCTTATAATGCTGGTCTCAGACATTTTACAGTGCACTCGTACCCATTTAAAAAAGCTTCATGTGGGCTTTCTTGTTTCATAAAATCNCAACGAAGTCGCAAGGACTTTCGCTTTGTAGCTTCTAGCGTAGAAGAAGCACTACAATGGCTTGGTGGATTTGCAGATCAACAGTGTTTCGTGAATTGTCTTCCTCACCCTTTATCGTCTTCAAAGAAGCAGGCATCCTCAGAATTATTTCAATCAGACACCCCTCCAGAATTGCTCTTTAGATGTAAAACTCCACCTAAGATGCTTGTAATTTTAAACCCACGATCAGGTCGGGGTCGTTCAAGTAAAGTTTTTCATGGCATTGTGGAACCGATATTCAAG CTTGCTGGGTTTAGATTGGAGGTGGTTAAAACAACATGTGCGGGTCATGCTAGAAATCTTGCATCAAGTGTGGACATCAGCACTTGCCCTGATG GAATTATCTGTGTTGGTGGTGATGGAATAATCAATGAG GTTCTTAATGGTCTCCTTAGTAGAGACAATCAAAAGGAAGGAATATCTATACCTATTGGAATCATACCTGCCGGTTCTGATAATTCACTGGTATGGACTGTTCTTGGAGTCAGAGATCCGATTTCTGCAGCAATGGCAATTGTAAAG GGGGGTCTTACTGCTACTGATGTCTTTGCTGTTGAATGGATTCAGACTAATACAATTCACTATGGATTAACAGTCTCATATTATGGTTTTGTTAGTGATG tGTTGGAGCTTTCTGAAAAATATCAGAAGCGCTTTGGTCCACTACGGTATTTTGTTGCTGGATTCTTCAAGTTCCTGTGCTTACCACGGTACAGCTATGAAGTTGAATATCTTCCGGCTTTGAAAACTGAGAGAGAAGGAAGGATTTCTGGTGAAAAGGAAGTAGTTGACATGTCAGATCTGTGTACTGACATCATGAGCAGATCAAATAAGGATGGAATGCCCAGAGCATCTAGTCTTTCAAGTATTGACTCAATAATGACTCCAAGTCGTATATCTGGTGGGGACCTGGATACCTGCAGTAGTACCCATGCTAGCACGGAACCTTCTGAATTAGTGCGTGgtttagatccaaagtctaaacGACTATCATCTGGAAGGGGCAATGTAACAGCAGAGCCAGAAGTTATCCATCCTCAGTTGCCTCTATCAACAACTCCAAACTGGCCAAGAACCAGATCTAAGTCAAGGAATGATAAAGGATGGACTGGATTGACCACAACACATGATACCACTCGATGGGGCAATACTGCAACGAATGATAGAGAGGATATATCATCAACACTGTCTGATCCTGGTCCTATCTGGGACGCTGAACCAAAATGGGATGCTGATCCTAATTGGGATGTGGAAAACCCAATTGAATTGCCAGGACCATCAGATGACACGGTAATGGGATCTACGAAGGAGGTTGTGCCTCGTTTTGGGGACAAATGGGTTGTGTCAAAGGGACGATTTCTTGGCATTCTGGTTTGTAACCATGCATGTAGAACAGTTCAGAGCTCTCAGGTGGTTGCTCCCAAAGCTGAGCACGATGATAGCACACTAGATTTGCTCTTGGTTCATGGGAGTGGTAGATTGAGGCTGTTGAGATTTTTCTTACTTCTACAAATGGGTCGACATCTTTCACTGCCATATGTTGAATATGTCAAG GTAAAGTCCGTGAGGATAAAGGCTGGGAAGCACACTCACAATGGATGCGGTATTGATGGTGAGCTTTTTGCGCTCAATGGACAAGTAATTTCTTCTATGCTTCCAGAACAGTGCAGGCTTATTGGTCGCTTTCGTTTATGA